One segment of Nostoc flagelliforme CCNUN1 DNA contains the following:
- the topA gene encoding type I DNA topoisomerase: MSTLVIVESPAKARTIRNYLPSSYRVEASMGHVRDLPQSASEIPAAVKGESWAQLGVNVDADFEPIYVVPKDKKKIVTQLKDALKDVDELILATDEDREGESISWHLYQLLKPKVPTKRMVFHEITEEAIKKALKNCRNIDEQLVRAQETRRILDRLVGYTLSPLLWKKIAWGLSAGRVQSVAVRLLVTRERQRRAFHEGTYWDLKASFSKEKPPFAAQLVTLAGTKIANGSDFDAATGQITAGRNVLLLNEDQAVALKERLTGKTWSVTEMEERPVTRKPSPPFTTSTLQQESNRKLRLSARDTMRVAQNLYEQGYITYMRTDSVHLSDQAIAAARSSVEKLYGQQYLSPQPRQYTTKSKGAQEAHEAIRPAGSTFRTPQETGLGGRELAVYDLIWKRTVACQMADSRQTQITVQLQVEDAGFRSSGKRIEFPGYLRAYVEGSDDPEAALEDQEVILPNLKVGDHPNCTELEAVGHETQPPARYTEASLVKTLESEGIGRPSTYASIIGTIIDKGYAHLVSNALIPTFTAFAVTDLLEKHFPDIVDPSFTSKMEQTLDDISTGEAKWLPYLQQFYLGEKGLETLVKEQESQIDATKARTVELENLDAKVRIGKYGPYIEVENGEGVITASIPKELTPADLDPKQVEVLLRQKITGPDQVGRHPETGEPIYVKIGAYGPYVQLGDKTDENPKPKQASLLKGVTPETVTLEMAVGLLALPRTLGVHPGTGGKIQASLGRFGPYVVHDQGKEGKDYRSLKAADNVLTISLERALELLSEPKKGRSSTNSKSKAALRELGTHPDDGETINIYDGPYGPYIKHGKTNVSIPEGQTVENITLAEALNLLSAKASTAKSTRKTTKSTTSKSKSTAKSTTSTKKKGAEG; this comes from the coding sequence ATGTCAACTCTCGTCATTGTCGAATCTCCAGCCAAAGCTCGTACCATTCGCAACTACCTGCCATCAAGCTATCGGGTGGAGGCGTCTATGGGTCATGTGCGTGACCTTCCCCAGTCGGCTAGTGAAATTCCTGCTGCCGTCAAAGGGGAATCATGGGCGCAGCTAGGGGTAAATGTGGACGCCGACTTTGAACCGATATATGTTGTCCCGAAAGACAAAAAGAAAATTGTCACCCAGCTTAAAGATGCCCTCAAGGATGTAGATGAACTGATTCTGGCAACGGACGAAGACCGGGAAGGTGAAAGTATTAGTTGGCATTTATACCAATTGCTGAAGCCGAAAGTTCCCACTAAACGGATGGTGTTTCACGAAATAACCGAAGAGGCGATCAAAAAAGCTCTGAAAAACTGCCGCAATATTGATGAGCAGTTGGTTCGCGCTCAAGAAACGCGGCGGATTTTAGATCGGCTCGTAGGCTATACCCTGTCTCCACTGTTATGGAAAAAAATCGCCTGGGGATTATCTGCTGGGCGAGTGCAATCTGTAGCTGTCCGACTTTTAGTCACTAGGGAACGCCAACGCCGCGCTTTCCATGAGGGTACATACTGGGATCTGAAAGCCAGTTTCTCAAAAGAAAAACCCCCCTTTGCTGCCCAGTTGGTGACATTAGCAGGAACCAAAATCGCTAACGGCAGTGATTTTGACGCAGCGACCGGACAAATTACCGCAGGTCGCAATGTCTTGTTGCTCAACGAAGACCAAGCTGTAGCCCTCAAGGAACGCTTAACAGGGAAAACCTGGAGTGTTACCGAGATGGAGGAACGCCCAGTGACGCGCAAACCGTCGCCACCGTTTACCACTTCAACGCTGCAACAAGAATCTAACCGGAAATTGCGCCTCTCAGCCCGTGACACAATGCGCGTTGCCCAGAATTTGTACGAGCAGGGGTATATTACCTATATGCGGACAGATTCGGTGCATTTGTCAGATCAAGCGATCGCAGCTGCTCGAAGTTCTGTAGAAAAACTTTACGGTCAACAATACCTCAGTCCTCAACCCCGGCAATACACCACCAAATCTAAAGGCGCACAAGAGGCGCACGAAGCAATTCGTCCAGCCGGTAGCACCTTCCGCACCCCTCAAGAAACTGGTTTGGGCGGTCGAGAACTTGCCGTTTACGATTTGATTTGGAAGCGGACTGTTGCCTGTCAAATGGCTGATTCCCGCCAAACTCAAATTACCGTGCAATTGCAAGTCGAGGATGCTGGATTCCGTTCTTCTGGCAAACGGATTGAATTTCCAGGATACTTACGTGCCTACGTCGAAGGTTCAGATGACCCAGAAGCAGCACTGGAAGACCAGGAAGTGATTTTGCCGAATCTGAAAGTGGGAGATCATCCGAATTGCACAGAACTGGAAGCAGTTGGGCACGAAACCCAACCGCCAGCTAGATACACCGAAGCTTCTTTGGTGAAAACCTTAGAAAGTGAAGGTATCGGTCGTCCCAGTACTTACGCCAGTATCATTGGCACAATCATCGACAAAGGTTATGCCCATTTGGTGAGTAACGCTCTTATTCCCACCTTCACCGCTTTCGCCGTCACCGATTTACTGGAAAAACATTTCCCAGACATTGTTGATCCTAGTTTTACCTCGAAGATGGAGCAAACCCTTGATGACATTTCTACAGGTGAAGCAAAATGGCTACCCTACTTGCAGCAATTCTATCTGGGAGAGAAAGGGCTAGAAACCCTGGTAAAAGAACAGGAAAGTCAAATTGATGCTACCAAAGCTAGGACTGTAGAACTGGAGAATCTAGATGCCAAAGTCCGCATTGGGAAATATGGCCCCTACATTGAAGTTGAAAATGGTGAAGGGGTTATCACCGCTTCAATTCCCAAAGAATTGACACCAGCCGACCTCGACCCCAAACAGGTAGAAGTATTGCTGCGACAAAAAATCACAGGACCTGACCAGGTAGGCCGGCATCCCGAAACTGGCGAACCGATTTATGTGAAAATTGGTGCTTATGGGCCTTATGTCCAATTGGGTGATAAAACCGACGAAAACCCCAAACCTAAACAAGCCTCCCTACTCAAAGGTGTCACCCCAGAAACCGTTACCCTGGAAATGGCTGTTGGTCTGTTGGCACTACCCCGGACATTGGGAGTTCATCCAGGTACTGGCGGCAAAATCCAAGCAAGTTTGGGGCGCTTTGGTCCTTATGTGGTTCATGACCAGGGTAAGGAGGGGAAAGACTACCGTTCTCTAAAAGCGGCTGATAATGTATTGACAATTAGCTTAGAACGTGCATTAGAATTATTGTCGGAACCCAAAAAAGGACGTAGTTCTACAAACAGCAAGTCCAAGGCAGCTTTACGCGAATTGGGTACACATCCAGATGATGGAGAAACAATTAACATCTACGATGGCCCTTATGGCCCTTACATCAAGCATGGCAAAACTAATGTGAGTATCCCAGAAGGTCAAACGGTAGAAAATATAACTCTGGCTGAGGCGCTGAACTTGTTGTCGGCTAAAGCATCAACAGCGAAATCGACTCGCA